Proteins from one Nicotiana tabacum cultivar K326 chromosome 23, ASM71507v2, whole genome shotgun sequence genomic window:
- the LOC107812795 gene encoding putative transcriptional regulatory protein At2g25830 isoform X2 has protein sequence MAYSSSSVRAFSSLLYRFSNGVFLKPHHSCTLKSALLLSGKISSSSCYSSSDKWVLPLELQSCNSVRKIWTFSPLCMGRRSSKIAGRKTAQDLKKAKLYSKIGKEVVSAVKKGGPSPISNTALAALIEKVKELDIPKDIVERNIKRASEKGQEAFMEKIYEVYGYGGVGIIVEVLTDKVNRSVAAVREVVKDCGGKMADSGSIMFKFRRARVANVKVTDVDRDQLLTIALDAGAEDIIEPSMDDYDTEANSSERVYKVVSSADNYPVILSKLQEEGIKFEPDNGSELLPITPIEVDDEAMDLNKELMSKLLELDDVDAVYTEQKY, from the exons atggcgTATTCATCATCTTCAGTTCGAGCATTTAGTTCATTGCTCTACAGATTCTCAAATGGGGTTTTTCTTAAACCCCACCATTCTTGCACTCTCAAAA GTGCTTTATTATTAAGtgggaaaatttcttcttcttcatgtTATTCATCTTCTGACAAATGGGTCTTGCCTTTGGAACTTCAATCTTGCAATTCAGTCAGAAAGATTTGGACTTTTTCTCCTCTCTGTATGGGCAGACGCTCCAGCAAAATTGCTGGCAGAAAG ACTGCCCAGGATCTTAAGAAGGCAAAGTTGTACTCAAAAATTGGGAAGGAAGTTGTTTCTGC GGTTAAGAAAGGTGGTCCCAGTCCAATATCTAATACAGCTCTCGCTGCTCTGATCGAGAAAGTTAAGGAGCTTGATATACCCAAAGACATTGTTGAGCGCAATATAAAAAGAGCTTCAGAAAAGGGACAGGAAGCATTTATGGAGAAGATCTATGAG GTATATGGTTATGGTGGAGTTGGTATCATCGTTGAGGTCTTAACAGATAAAGTAAACAGGTCAGTGGCAGCAGTTCGAGAGGTGGTGAAGGACTGTGGTGGGAAGATGGCAGATTCAGGATCCATTATGTTCAAGTTCCGACGTGCTCGGGTTGCTAATGTAAAAGTCACTGATGTCGACCGGGACCAGCTCCTAACAATTGCTTTAGATGCTGGGGCTGAAGATATAATTGAACCTTCAATGGATGACTATGATACAGAAGCAAATTCATCTGAAAG GGTTTACAAAGTCGTGTCTTCAGCGGATAACTATCCAGTGATATTATCAAAGCTACAAGAGGAAGGAATAAAATTTGAACCTGACAACGGATCTGAGCTACTTCCTATAACTCCAATTGAG GTAGATGATGAGGCTATGGACTTGAACAAAGAACTCATGTCCAAATTACTTGAACTTGATGATGTTGATGCTGTGTATACAGAACAAAAGTATTAG
- the LOC107812793 gene encoding carotenoid cleavage dioxygenase 8 homolog B, chloroplastic-like (The RefSeq protein has 14 substitutions, 1 non-frameshifting indel compared to this genomic sequence), with protein MASFASSATKIYCTNILSHDRFDHGKDEPYFGKVKINEKTKKNLDLKLVTNVASQLPVIVLPPDEVVKKEKKLAAWTSVRQERWEGELVVEGDLPLWLNGTYLRNGPGQWHIGNYNFRHLFDGYATLVRLHFENGRLIMGHRQIESDAYKAAKHNNKICCREFSEVPKPDNFISYIGDMAKLLSGAPLTDNANTGVVKLGDGRVVCLTETIKGSIVIDPNTLDTIGKFEFSDSLGGLIHSAHPIVTESEFWTLIPDLINPGYLVVRMEQGTNERNYIGRVSCRGGPAAGWVHSFPVTEHYIIVPEMPLRYCAQNLLKAEPTPLYKFEWHPHSKGFMHVMCKASGNIVASVEVPLFVTFHFINAYEEKDEDGRVSAVIADCCEHSADTTILDKLRLENLRSFNGEDVLPDARVGRFRIPLDGSPYGELEAALNPNEHGRGMDMCSFNPSYLGKKYRYAYACGAKRPCNFPNTLTKIDLFEKKAKNWYDEGAVPFEPFFVPRPGATEEDDGVVISMISDKNGEGYALILDGSTFEEIARAKFPYGFPYGLHGCWVPKK; from the exons ATGgcttcttttgcttcttcatcaacCAAAATTTACTGTAACAAGATCCTTTCTGACATATTTGATCATGGCAAAGATGAACCTTATTTTGGGAAGGTGAAAATCAATGAAAAAGTCAAGAAAAATCTAGCCTTGAAATTGGTTTCAAACGTAGCCAACCAATTGCCCGTGATTGTTCTACCACCAGATGAAGTGGTCAAGAAGGAGAAGAAGCTCGCTGCATGGACTAGCGTTCGccaagaaagatgggaaggagaGCTCGTCGTAGAAGGCGACTTACCACTCTGGCTG AATGGCACATACCTGAGAAATGGTCCAGGACAATGGCACATAGGGAACTACAATTTCCGGCACCTTTTCGACGGCTACGCCACCTTAGTCCGTCTTCATTTCGAAAACGGACGGCTAATAATGGGTCACAGGCAAATCGAATCGGAGGCATACAAAGCAgcaaaatacaacaacaaaattTGTTACAGAGAATTTTCCGAAGTACCTAAGCCAGACAATTTCATATCGTACATTGGTGACATGGCCAAATTACTCTCCGGTGCGTCCCTAACCGATAACGCGAACACCGGAGTCGTTAAGCTCGGCGATGGCCGAGTTGTTTGCCTAACGGAGACAATAAAAGGATCAATCGTAATTGATCCGAACACACTTGACACAATAGGGAAATTCGAGTTTAGTGATTCGTTAGGCGGGTTGATACATTCGGCTCATCCAATTGTAACGGAGAGTGAGTTTTGGACGTTGATACCAGATTTGATAAATCCAGGATATTTGGTAGTGAGAATGGAACAAGGAACAAATGAGAGGAATTATATAGGGAGAGTGAGTTGTAGAGGAGGACCAGCAGCAGGATGGGTCCATTCGTTCCCAGTGACGGAACATTATATTATTGTGCCGGAAATGCCACTAAGGTATTGTGCCCAAAATTTATTAAAGGCTGAGCCCACACCACTTTACAAGTTTGAGTGGCACCCTCATTCCAAAGGTTTCATGCATGTTATGTGTaaagccagtggcaatatt GTGGCAAGTGTGGAAGTGCCATTATTTGTGACTTTCCATTTCATAAATGCATACGAGGAGAAAGATGAAGATGGCAGAGTTAGTGCTGTTATTGCAGACTGCTGTGAACATAGCGCCGACACCACCATCCTTGACAAGCTCCGGCTTGAGAATCTCCGGTCATTCAACGGCGAGGATGTCTTGCCCGATGCAAG GGTTGGGAGATTTAGAATCCCATTAGATGGGAGTCCATATGGAGAGTTAGAAGCAGCATTGAACCCAAATGAACATGGGAGAGGCATGGATATGTGCAGCTTTAATCCTTCTTATTTAGGCAAGAAATATAGATATGCTTATGCTTGTGGTGCTAAGAGGCCTTGTAATTTCCCCAACACTCTTACAAAG ATTGACTTGTTTGAGAAAAAGGCAAAGAATTGGTACGATGAGGGTGCTGTGCCTTCTGAACCATTCTTTGTGCCTCGACCTGGTGCAACCGAGGAAGACGACG GAGTTGTAATCTCAATGATCAGTGACAAAAATGGAGAAGGTTATGCTCTAATATTGGACGGATCCACATTTGAAGAAATTGCACGAGCAAAGTTTCCTTATGGTCTTCCCTATGGACTGCATGGTTGTTGGGTTCCAAAGAAATAG
- the LOC107812795 gene encoding putative transcriptional regulatory protein At2g25830 isoform X1, which yields MAYSSSSVRAFSSLLYRFSNGVFLKPHHSCTLKSALLLSGKISSSSCYSSSDKWVLPLELQSCNSVRKIWTFSPLCMGRRSSKIAGRKTAQDLKKAKLYSKIGKEVVSAVKKGGPSPISNTALAALIEKVKELDIPKDIVERNIKRASEKGQEAFMEKIYEVYGYGGVGIIVEVLTDKVNRSVAAVREVVKDCGGKMADSGSIMFKFRRARVANVKVTDVDRDQLLTIALDAGAEDIIEPSMDDYDTEANSSESRVYKVVSSADNYPVILSKLQEEGIKFEPDNGSELLPITPIEVDDEAMDLNKELMSKLLELDDVDAVYTEQKY from the exons atggcgTATTCATCATCTTCAGTTCGAGCATTTAGTTCATTGCTCTACAGATTCTCAAATGGGGTTTTTCTTAAACCCCACCATTCTTGCACTCTCAAAA GTGCTTTATTATTAAGtgggaaaatttcttcttcttcatgtTATTCATCTTCTGACAAATGGGTCTTGCCTTTGGAACTTCAATCTTGCAATTCAGTCAGAAAGATTTGGACTTTTTCTCCTCTCTGTATGGGCAGACGCTCCAGCAAAATTGCTGGCAGAAAG ACTGCCCAGGATCTTAAGAAGGCAAAGTTGTACTCAAAAATTGGGAAGGAAGTTGTTTCTGC GGTTAAGAAAGGTGGTCCCAGTCCAATATCTAATACAGCTCTCGCTGCTCTGATCGAGAAAGTTAAGGAGCTTGATATACCCAAAGACATTGTTGAGCGCAATATAAAAAGAGCTTCAGAAAAGGGACAGGAAGCATTTATGGAGAAGATCTATGAG GTATATGGTTATGGTGGAGTTGGTATCATCGTTGAGGTCTTAACAGATAAAGTAAACAGGTCAGTGGCAGCAGTTCGAGAGGTGGTGAAGGACTGTGGTGGGAAGATGGCAGATTCAGGATCCATTATGTTCAAGTTCCGACGTGCTCGGGTTGCTAATGTAAAAGTCACTGATGTCGACCGGGACCAGCTCCTAACAATTGCTTTAGATGCTGGGGCTGAAGATATAATTGAACCTTCAATGGATGACTATGATACAGAAGCAAATTCATCTGAAAG TAGGGTTTACAAAGTCGTGTCTTCAGCGGATAACTATCCAGTGATATTATCAAAGCTACAAGAGGAAGGAATAAAATTTGAACCTGACAACGGATCTGAGCTACTTCCTATAACTCCAATTGAG GTAGATGATGAGGCTATGGACTTGAACAAAGAACTCATGTCCAAATTACTTGAACTTGATGATGTTGATGCTGTGTATACAGAACAAAAGTATTAG